In Temnothorax longispinosus isolate EJ_2023e unplaced genomic scaffold, Tlon_JGU_v1 HiC_scaffold_16, whole genome shotgun sequence, a genomic segment contains:
- the LOC139823705 gene encoding uncharacterized protein, with product MFSFEGCNSSSSSSNNGAKRINTMNYYVPIHDVETQTYEKKCNSISLDRRAVRILSRRYALTATEYKFLEIGINVGPPSYVEIAVGDPRRGKELLLSLKTWKALYEQRQNIQNFFRNDFKDIHSFINVGPLTVRVCTVNNIKLIRLESANVCLRMTESTLHRMFDLDRCIDARFDRLIRILATVDAKFAQFSDIASTVKDPKEASNVIYASDAFNTNQIIDCELAALVF from the exons ATGTTCTCCTTTGAAGGATGCaatagcagcagcagcagcagcaacaacggtGCAAAACGCATAAATACCATGAATTATTACGTGCCGATTCACGACGTTGAAACTCAAACGTATGAGAAGAAATGTAATAG caTTTCGTTGGATCGTCGCGCGGTTCGTATACTCAGCAGACGATACGCGCTGACAGCTACGGAATacaaattcctcgaaattgGTATCAACGTGGGTCCACCAAGCTACGTGGAGATCGCCGTTGGAGATCCTCGCCGAGGAAAGGAACTGCTGTTGTCTCTCAAAACGTGGAAGGCACTATACGAGCAACGgcaaaatattcagaatttctttcgcAATGACTTCAAAGATATCCatagttttataaacgttGGACCGCTAACGGTGAGAGTTTGTACGGTTAATAACATCAAACTCATACGTCTCGAATCTGCAAACGTATGCTTGAGAATGACCGAATCGACGTTGCATCGTATGTTCGATCTCGATCGGTGCATCGATGCGAGATTCGATCGTTTGATCAGAATACTTGCGACGGTCGATGCAAAGTTTGCGCAGTTCTCCGATATCGCGTCCACTGTGAAGGATCCCAAGGAAGCGTCGAATGTAATATACGCTAGCGATGCGTTCAATACGAATCAGATCATCGATTGTGAGCTCGCagctttagttttttaa